The following nucleotide sequence is from Pseudomonas sp. RC10.
TCGGCCGACATCATCCTCGCCGAGTACCTGCAACGCTGGCTCGACGCGGGTTACCAGGTGCTGGTGACCGCCGACCACGGCATGAACAACGACCGCTCCCACAACGGCATCCTGCCGGAAGAACGCGAGGTGCCGCTGTTCGTCATCGGCGACGCGTTCAGCCTCGACCCCGGCGCGCAACCGAAACAGACCGAGATCTGCGGCACCGTCTGCGAGCTGCTCGGCGTGCCCCACGACAAACCCGTCTGCAGAGAGGTGCTCAAGTGAATTCACAGAGTCGCGGCAAATGGCTGGGGCTTTTGTGCCTGGTGCCGTTTGCGATTTTCTTCATCGCGTTCCAGATCGCGCCGCTGGCGTGGGTCGCGATCAACAGCCTGCATTCGGACGTCGGCTGGGGCGTCGACAACTTCGTCAAAGCCTTCAACTCGCGCTTCTACCGACAGGCCATGCAATACAGCCTGGAGATCAGTTTCTGGTCGAGCCTGATCGGCATCGTCATCGCGATTCTCGGCAGTTATTCGCTGCGCAAAGTCCCCTCGCGGTTGCGGGATTTCGTCAGTGCCTTCGCCAACATGACCAGCAACTTTTCCGGCGTACCACTGGCCTTCGCCTTCATCATTCTGCTGGGCTTCAACGGCGCACTGACGCTGATCCTGAAGCAGGCCGGGATCATCGATGACTTCAACCTGTATTCGAAGACCGGCCTGATCATCCTCTACACCTACTTCCAGATTCCCCTCGGCGTGTTGCTGCTGTACCCGGCGTTTGATGCGCTGCGTGACGACTGGCGCGAATCGGCGTCGTTGCTCGGCGCCAGCGGCTGGGATTTCTGGCGGCACATCGGCATTCCGGTGCTGACCCCCGCCCTGCTCGGCACCTTCGTGATCCTGCTCGCCAACGCCCTCGGCGCCTACGCGACGGTCTACGCGCTGACCACCGGCAACTTCAACGTGCTGCCGATTCGCATCGCTGCGATGGTGGCCGGTGACATCACCCTCGACCCGAACATGGCCAGTGCGCTGGCGATGATTCTGGTGGGCATGATGACCCTCGTGACCGTCGTCCATCAGTGGCTGTTGAAGAGGAGCTACCATGTCTCGCGCTGAACACGGCCCGGTCGGGCTCTACCACCGCGTGGTGGTGTACATTCTGTTTCTGATCCTGCTGGCGCCGTTGCTCGGCACGTTTGTGTATTCGATCGCCACCAGCTGGTCGGCGACCATTCTGCCCGCAGGTTTCACCTACAAATGGTACGTGGCGCTGTGGAGCGACCCGCGCTTTTTGATGGCCTTCGCGCAGTCGCTGCTGGTCTGCGTCGGCGCGTTGATCCTTTCGGTGGTGCTGGTTCTGCCGCTGTTGTTCGTGGTGCATTACCACTTCCCGAAACTCGACGCGCTGATGAACATCCTCATCCTGCTGCCCTTCGCGGTGCCACCGGTGGTGTCGTCGGTGGGGCTGTTGCAGCTCTACGGCTCGGGGCCGCTGGCGATGGTCGGCACGCCGTGGATTCTGATCGGTTGCTACTTCACCGTGGCCCTGCCGTTCATGTACCGGGCGATCACCAACAACCTGCAAGCGATCAATCTGGTGGACCTGATGGACGCCGCGCAGCTGCTTGGCGCCAGCACCTTTCAGGCGGCGTTTCTGGTGGTGCTGCCAAACCTGCGCAAGGGCCTGATGATCGCCCTGCTGCTGTCGTTCTCATTCCTGTTCGGCGAGTTCGTGTTCGCCAACCTGCTCGTCGGCACGCGTTACGAGACGTTGCAGGTGTACCTCAACAACATGCGCAACAGCAGCGGCCACTTCAACAGCGCGCTGGTGATCTCTTATTTCTTCTTCGTGCTGCTGCTGACCTGGGCGGCCAACCGACTGAACAAGGACAAAGACTGACATGAGCCTCGTCACTGTCGAAAACCTGCAAAAGAACTACGCCAGCACCGCTGTGTTCAGCGACATCAACTGCGTGATCAACCAGGGCGAATTCGTCACCCTGCTCGGCCCGTCCGGCTGCGGCAAGTCCACGCTCCTGCGCTGCATCGCCGGGCTGACGTCGGTTACCAGCGGGAAGATCTTTCTCGATGGCAAGAACATCGTCCCGGTGTCGCCGCAGAAGCGCGGCATCGGCATGGTGTTCCAGAGCTACGCGCTGTTCCCGAACATGAACGTGGAGCAGAACGTCGCCTTCGGGTTGCGCATGCAGAAGGTCAGCGCCGAAGAAACCCGGCAGCGCGTGGCTGAAGTGTTGAAACTGGTCGAGCTGAACGAACTGGCCAAGCGTTACCCGCACCAGATGTCGGGCGGGCAATGTCAGCGTGTGGCGTTGGCGCGCTCCCTGGTGACCCGCCCTCGCCTGCTGCTGCTCGATGAGCCGCTGTCTGCGCTCGATGCGCGGATTCGCAAACACCTGCGTGAACAGATTCGTGCGATCCAGCAGGAACTGGGCCTGACCACGATTTTCGTGACCCATGATCAGGAAGAAGCACTGACCATGTCCGACCGGATCTTCCTGATGAACCAGGGCCGGATCGTGCAAAGCGGCGACGCCGAAACCCTGTACACCGCCCCGGTCGACGCGTTCGCCGCAGGCTTCATCGGCAACTACAACCTGCTCGAAGCCGACGACGCCAGCCGCCTGATGCAACGCCCGATCAACAGCCGCGTGGCGATTCGTCCGGAGGCCATTCAACTGAGCCTCACTGGCGGGCTGGAAGGCGAAGTGCGGAGCCACAGTTTGCTGGGGAACGTGATTCGCTACCGCGTCGAAGCGCGCGGGGTGGAACTGGTGGTCGACGTGCTCAATCGCTCCGCCGACGACTTGCACCCGAACGGCCGCCGCGTCACCCTGAACATCGAAGCGTCGGCGCTCTGCGCCGTGTAAAGCAGCTGAGAGCTGCAAGCTGCAAGCTGCAAGCTGCAAGAAAAAGCGGAATCACCGCTGCTCTTACTTGCAGCTTGTAGCTCGAAACTTGCAGCTGCGCGCCGAACCCCGATAAACCCACACTGAAAAAAGGAGAGCGCGCATGGCCTTGGCCATCTTCGATCTGGACGAAACCCTGATTCACGGCGACTGCGCCAGCTTGTGGAGCGAGCAGATGGGGCGTCTGGGCTGGGTCGACACCGAGTGGTTCATGAAGAAAGACCATGAACTGATGGAGGCCTACAGCAAGGGCGATCTGGCGATGGAGGACTACATGGCCTTCAGCCTGGAGCCGATGATCGGGCGCACGCCTGAAGAGGTGGATTTCCTCGTCGGCCCTTGGGTCGAGGACTACATCGAACCGATCATTTTCAGCGACGCAACCCGCACCATCGCCGAACACCGGGCCAACGGCGACCGCATCCTGATCATCTCCGCCTCCGGCGTGCATCTGGTAAAAGCCATCGCCGAACGCATTGGCGTCGACGAAGTGCTGGCCATTGATCTGGACATCGCCCATGGCGTCTACAGCGGCAAGACCCGAGGCGTGCTGACCTACCGCGAAGGCAAAATCACGCGGTTGATGGAATGGCTGGATCAGGAAAGCGAAAACCTCGAAGGCGCGAGTTTCTACTCCGATTCGCGCAATGACCTGCCGCTGTTGCAGAAGGTGGATTTCCCCCACGTGGTCAATCCCGACTCGGTGCTCAAAGAAACAGCAGAAAAAGCGGGCTGGCCAATTCATCAGTGGAAATGACCCCTGTCGGGCTGTACTCGCGCAACGCGATACAGTCCGACAAGCGGTAGCAAAACCTGTCATTTATGACAGTAGGCAAGAATCACAATCCAGCGCTGAATGACTTCTGAGTATCCATCGACAGGAGTCAATCAGCATGAACAGCGTGCCCTTCTCCACCCCGTCCACGCCCAAACTGTTTCTGATCCACAACGCACTGAAAACCGCGAAAAAAAACGTGGAGATGCGCGTGTCGCTGGATGGAGACACCCTCATGCAAAAATCCATCGAGGTTGCGGAGTTGGAGCGAGGGTTTCCAATTGATTTGGGGAGCGATGCATCTGCACACACGCTGCACGAAATTCGCGTGCTGCTGGATGATGAGCTGTGCGTGCATACGTTTCTCAGAACAGGCGCATTGAAACGCGGAATCGAAGTTCGCCTACAGCCAATAGACCCAGGAAAAATCAACGCCAACGGCACCTATACGTTAGCGTTGATCGAACTGCAGATTCCCGGCGCGGTAGGGCCACTGCCAAGCCCTCCGGCCGATGCTGGGCAAACGCTATTGGGCATCAACCACGGGGCAGCGCTGGACAACTTCCCGCAGCATGGGCTGCAGCTCTACATCCCCGCCTGGCAGCAGATGAACACCGGCGACGGTGTGGCCGTGCGGCTGGACGGCAAGACTGTACAGACCGAGACGATCACTGCTTTGGAAGTGGGCCAGCGCGTCACCACGTTCGTCGAAGCCAGGCACCTGACGCAGGCGCCTTTCAAGCACACCCTTGAATACATCGTCACACGCTTGGGCCAGACGCCGGATCCGTCTGCGCCAACGAACATTCTGGTCGAACTCGATCGTCCCGGCGGCCAGGATCAGAACGGCAGCATTCCGGGCCATTCCGAGCTGACATTCTCCCTGCCCGCAAACATCATCAGTGACGGCGTGGATGCGGAAGCGGCGGAAAAAGGTGTGCCCATCACCATTGACCCTTATCCCAACATGGCTGAACTGGACGTGATCAAACTGTCCTGGGGCGGCCGTTTCATTACCCATACCGTCACTGAAGCCCAAGTGGACCAACCGGTAGTGCTCACCGCTACCAAAGAGGACATCCTCGCGGCGGGCGATTCCGGGCTCAATGGTCTTGCCGTCACCTATGAGCTGTATGACGTTGTCGATAATCGCTCTGAAGACTGGGCGGCTGAAACCCGGATCGTTGTCGATGCTGGCAACTCGCGCCTGAGCAGCCCCTTCATCAAAGAGGCCGTCAATAATGTGGTGGACCTCGATACGCTCGGAACACAACCCGCAACCGCGCAAATCGTCGCCATGTCCAAAAGCGGCGTGCTCAGCGATGAAATCAAGGAGCTGGAGGGACAATTTCAGGCATCGACTACTCCACAGTCATTGGGCAAAGAAACACTCAAGCATTTGTCGACCCTTGCCGCGGATTTCAACCCGGGCGACAAGATCGTGGTGACGATGCGAGGCACCACAACCGAGGGCACTGAGGTGAGCTATACGGCGCCTGAAAAAATCGTGGACAACTTGCCATTCATTTACGAAGTGACCATTCTCAATGCCCAAGTGCGCAAACTGGCAAAGACCCAGGCGATATTTTCCTACGTTGTGAAGCACGCCGCCGGAGGTGAGTCAAAATCCCGGGGCGCGTTCATCAGCATCGTCGGTGAGGCCACCCGTCTCCCAGCCCCCATCGCCAAGGATGCGGCCCAAGGAGCTATTGACCCGGACTTGCCAAGCACCCGCGTCGAGGTGCCATGGGACAACACACTGGTCGCCGGAGACATGGTGACCCTGAAATGGCTCGGCACGCGCCCGGACACCGGCATCTACGATCCCGCCATCGAGCCCTGGTTCATCAGCGGCGGCGATGTCGCCGCCAAAAAGCCGCTGGTCTTTGTCGTGCAGGGAACGCACCTCAAGGCCATTGAGGGGGGCACGCTGCAGCTGTATTACCTCTTCGAACAAGAAGCGAACGGCACGATCCTTACCCGCGAATCGAATCGCACCCAGACCTTGGCCGTAGGCGCGCCCCGCAACGAATTGCCTGCGCCGACTGTGGAGAATGTCGTCGATGGCGTGATGGACCCTGACTTGGGCAGTACCAAGATGGTTGTCCCCAATTACCCCGGCAAGGCGAAAGGCGATCAGATCAAAACCACGTGGAAAGGCAGCGCGAGCGGCATCCTTAACAATGGAATGCCGGTGAACGACAACAACCTGGCAGATCCCATCGGCTTCACGGTCCCTGGCAGCGCGATTAAGCCCAACGATCAAGGTACGGTGGACGCCTCTTATGAGGTGCTGCGCGCAGAAACCGGATCTGAAGAAGAGCGCAAGACCAGTTATTCGGATATCAACCGCTTCGACGTGGGCGAGGCGACCCTTGCTCCGCCAATCATCACCAAAGTGTCGGAAACAGGAGGTGACGAGATCCCCGAAGGAGCTACGCGGGTCGCCACCAACGTGACGCTCCAAGGCTCCGCAGCACCCGGGGAGCAGGTCGAAATCAGGGATGGCAGCGCGTCCAAGGGCAATGCCAAGGCCGACGCAGACGGCCTATGGGAAAAGGATTTGCCAGGGTTGAGTTTTACCCTCCATACCCTCACGGCCAAAGCGCTCTATCAGGAGGGTGAGGTATCAGCGGCGCGAACCTTTACGTTGACGCGAGGGTTCGTGCCGACTATCGACAGCCTGGCTGACTCGAACGGCAACCTCCCACAAGGAGGCTATACGGTCGATGGCACCGTCACCGCGAAGGGAAAAGTCAATGCGGGCAGACAGGGCAACCTACGAGATAACGGTCAACACAGATACATCGTCAAAGGCAATGATGCAAATGAGTGGACAGCCACTATCGATAAACTGGCAGTGGGGCCTCACGTTTTTAAGGTTACTGCCATGTACAGTGATGAACCTGAGTCCGCAGAATATACGTTCAACGTCGTGCAAGCGGTGGACCCGACCATCGCCAGCATCAAGGACTCCAAAGGCGTCGAAATCCCCGCCAACGCCACCACCTTCGATACCAGCGTGACGGTGACTGGCAAGGCCTCGCCCAACCAGACCGTCGATGTACTCGACGGCACGACCTCCAAAGGCAAACCCAAAGCCGATGCCAGCGGCAACTGGACTTTGACCATCACGGGTTTGAGCGCCGCGGCCCACGCCATCAAGGCCGTGGCGCAGTACGGCAGCAACCCGGCGTCGGCAGTGCGCAACTTCACGGTAGCCGCTGCGGTTACGCCCACCATCGCCAGCATCAAGGACTCCAAAGGCGTCGAAATCCCCGCCAACGCCACCACCTTCGATACCAGCGTGACGGTAACTGGCAAGGCCTCGCCCAACCAGACCGTCGATGTACTCGACGGCACCACCTCCAAAGGCAAACCCAAAGCCGATGCCAGCGGCAACTGGACCTTGAGCATCACCGGCCTGAGTGTCGCGGCTCACGCCATCAAGGCCGTGGCGCAGTACGGCAGCAACCCGGCGTCGGCGGTGCGCAACTTCACGGTAGCCGCTGCTGTTACGCCCACCATCGCCAGCATCAAGGACTCCAAAGGCGTCGAAATCCCCGCCAACGCCACCACCTTCGATACCAGCGTGACGGTAGCTGGCAAGGCCTCGCCCAACCAGACCGTCGATGTACTCGACGGCACCACCTCCAAAGGCAAACCCAAAGCCGATGCCAGCGGCAACTGGACCTTGAGCATCACCGGCCTGAGTGTCGCGGCTCACGCCATCAAGGCCGTGGCGCAGTACGGCAGCAACCCGGCGTCGGCGGTGCGCAACTTCACAGTCATTGCCGTCAAGGCGGTCGCCATTACCGACGTCAAGGACTCCAAGGGAACGAGCATCCCCGACGGCGGGACGACCACCGACACCAGCGTGACGATTTCAGGGACGGTGACGTACACATCCTGACCCAGAGGTGTCCTCAAGTGACAGAGCCCACGCCTCCGCGTGCCTCTGTCATCCGGGCACATCACGGTCTGCGCACGCCCGAAGGGATCAGAAACCTCGAAAGGACTCACACTATGAAACGCCATACGCGCACGTTGTCATTTCCGCCACTCGACCGTGATTATTCGATTCTGGCCTTACGCCCGCCGTTGATCGCCGGAATGGTCACCCCGGTCGAAAACGGCGACGGGGGCGTCAATCTTTCGATGGTCACCGACAACGATTTGGGCCTGTTGACGGCGATAGACCCTTGGCAGCGCATGGCTGAGGGGGATCATCTCGACATCTACTGGGAAAACCAGAGGGTCGCCAGCCGAGATGTCGAAGCGGCGGATGTCGATCAGCGTCTGATCTTTTTCCTGCCCTCCGAGCCCATCGTGCCGGATTGGGCCGAGAGGGTGTTCTATCGCCTGACCCGCGCAGGGTCATCGACGGCGGAAGACAGTGTGCCCCTGCGCCTTCGCGTCAAACTCGACCTACCGGCGGGTGTCGACAAAGATCCGCACCTTCCCGGGCACTCGGAACTCGCCGCCCCGCGCCTGCCACAAGATGTGATCGACAACGGCGTCGATGCCAGTTGGGCGGCCCGCGGGGTGCCGGCTGAAATTGCGGCGTATCCAGGACGCGCCGCCCACGACACGATCGAGCTGCAATGGGGTGACGCCACGCTGACACACCGCGTGACGGAAGCGGAAGCGGCGGGAACGGCTCCGATCGTGATCACCGTGGATCAGGCCGCGATCCTGGCCGGTGGCGACTCGCCCAACCTGCTCGTGCAGTACCAGGTGTTCGATGAGGTCTGGAACTTTTCAACAGAGTGGTCACTGCGTACGTACGTGGATGTGGAGGCGGATGCTCAGCGCCTGACCGCCCCCATCATCAATGAATCGGTCAACGGCATTATCGACCTCGGGCAATTGGGCAGCGCCGATGTCACGGTGCAGATCGAGGTGCGCGGCGCGCCGTTCGAGCGAAACGACACAGTGACCCTGACATGGAAAGGCACGACCAGTGCGGGTGTCGTGCGCGAATACCGCGATAGCTTGATCCTGACGAATATCCCCTCCGTCGTGGAAATCCCGGTCCCCAACGCTGAGATACGCGCCATTCGGGACGGCAGTGGGATGGCCACCTACGTGCTGACCAAAGCCAACGGCGATCCTCCGCAATCGTCCAAACGGGCCACCGCGCGGGTCACGGGCAAGATCCCGCTCCCGGCCCCGTGGGTCTATGAGGCCGTCGGCGACACCCTCGACCCGACGCTTGAACGCGTGCACGTGGAGATACCCGTCTACGACAAAATGGCCAGCGGTGACCTCATCGACGTCATCTGGCTGGGCACACGGCAAAACGGCACGCCCTATCTCTATGAGGCACAGCATTTCGTTTCGTCGGGAGAAGTCGGCGAACCGATTTACATCGCGGTGACCGAAGAGCACATCGCCCTTCTCGCCAATGGGACGCTGGACCTGAGCTATCAGGTCTCCAACGATGACCCGGACACCTTTAACGTGCGCGCGTCGGATCACCTGTATCTGGGCCTTCATCCGCGTCACGCTGAACTGCCTGCGCCCTCGGTGGACGAAGCGTCCGAGGGTGTACTCGACCCCGAAAAGATCACCGACTACGCCACCTACCGCATGCCTTATACCGGCACAGTCGCGGGGGATATTCTGACGTGGTACTGGCAGGGGGAATCCCTGGAGGGCAGCGCCAGCGACTGGCTGCCCATCACCAGCGCGATTGCCGGCAAGCCGTTCACGTTCAACATTCCGAGGACGCTGATCGAGCCCAACATCAACAACATCGTGAAGCTCTATTACAGCCTCCAGTTGGCCAGCACCGGCGCCTACCAATACTCGGCGGTGCTGGACCTGACCATCGGCAAGCTGATCGGCGATCTGCCTACGCCCCAAGTGCTGGAAGCGGCTGGCGGCACGTTGAACCCGATGCAGGCCCAGACCGGCGCAACGGTGCGCGTGCAGTACGCGAGCATGGACCCGCAGGACATCATCACGCTGTCCTGGCTCGGCACGCCGGGCGTTGGCTCGCCGCCCGATCAGCAAGCGGCCGGCAGTGCGAGCGGCCAAGTCGATTTTTCGGTGCCCGCCAGTGTCATCGGCGCGAACATCGGCCAGCGCGTCAGCGTGGCGTATCAGGTCAAACGCTACGTCACCGAGAAGCAGTCCGAGATCCTGCTGCTGAACATCTCCACCCTCCCGGACAGCGAATTGCCCACGCCGATCATCACCCAGGCCAATGCGCAGACAAAAGTCCTCAATCTAGCGACCTTTGCGGGCAACGCGACGACCACCGTGGCTGTCTGGCCGTTCATTGCGACCGGGCAGCGCGCCTGGTTGCGGCTCGAAGGAGAAACCGCCAGCGGAGGGCCGCATTCGATCGTACTGCTTAATGGCGAAGCGCTCACCAGCGCACAGGCCGGCGCCGGGCTTTCTCAATCGGTGCTGCGCGCCGAGCTGGAAAAATACGGGCAGGACACCGCGCTCAACGTGATCTGCAATGTGGCGTTCAGCGGCATCAACGATGAAGTCGCCGCCCTCCCCCTGCCCGTCATGAAGTACCTGTTCAAGCTGCACCACGACTGGGTCACGCCCGTCATCGTCAGCGTCAGGGATTCGAAAGGCGAAGTCGCCAACGACGGGACGACCTTCGACACGACGCTCGATCTCAGCGGCACCGGCACCTTCGACACCGAACTTGAGATTCTCGACGGCACCACGGCGCTGGTTACCGTTCGCACGGATGGCGACGGCAACTGGTCGGCATCCTTGACCGGGCTGCTCCCCAAAGGCTACTCAGTCACGGCCAAGGCACTGGATGGCAGTGGCCTTGTATCGCAACCGCGCACGTACGAAGTACTGGCGAATGTCACACCTGTCATTGAGCAGGTAGTGGATTCCCGTGGCCCAATCAGCAATGGCGGCGGCACGGTCGACACCGCGGTGACGATTTCCGGCAACGCCAGCCCGGACCAAGAGATCGATTTGCTGGAAGGGACCGAACCTCTTGGCCGGGCCAGAACCGACGCACTCGGGGCCTGGTCGCTACGGGTCGAAAACCTGAAGGCGGCCACTCACGTCTTCAAGGCCAAGGCACGGTATGGCACCGAGCCCGAATCAACTCCTTGGCGCCTTGTCGTAGCCGCCAATGTCACGCCCACCATCACCAGCGTCAAGGCGGGTAACGACGAAGTGCCGCCAGGCGGCTTCACGATTGCCACCCGCGTCGTGCTGACGGGCAAGGCGAGCGCTGGTTTCGACGTGCAGATTTTCGATGGCAGCGCCTCGCAGGGCAACGCAGCCGCTAATGCCTCGGGTGTGTGGACACTGACGCTCGACAATCTGGCGGTCGCAGCACACGCCATCAAGGCCAAGGCCTTGTACGGTGGTGGAGACGAGTCGGCGGTGCGGAGTTTCACCGTGGTCTCATCGGTCAGCCCGACGCTCACCAGCGTGAAAGACTCCAGAGGGGTCGAGGTCCCTGATAATACCTCCACCGTTGACAACAACTTCAGGCTCACTGGCACCGCCAGTGCCCACCTGCAGATCGAGGTATTCGATGGCACTGTTTCCCAAGGCAAGGCCACTGCGAATGACAAAGGGATCTGGGAGTTGCCGCTCAACGGGCTCGCCGTCACGACACACCGTATCAAGGCCAGAGCCTTATATGGCGAAGGCGAAGAATCCGCCGTGCGCACCTTCACCGTCATCGCCTCCGTCGCGCCCACCATCACCAGCGTCAAGGCGGGTAACGACGA
It contains:
- a CDS encoding ABC transporter permease subunit; amino-acid sequence: MNSQSRGKWLGLLCLVPFAIFFIAFQIAPLAWVAINSLHSDVGWGVDNFVKAFNSRFYRQAMQYSLEISFWSSLIGIVIAILGSYSLRKVPSRLRDFVSAFANMTSNFSGVPLAFAFIILLGFNGALTLILKQAGIIDDFNLYSKTGLIILYTYFQIPLGVLLLYPAFDALRDDWRESASLLGASGWDFWRHIGIPVLTPALLGTFVILLANALGAYATVYALTTGNFNVLPIRIAAMVAGDITLDPNMASALAMILVGMMTLVTVVHQWLLKRSYHVSR
- a CDS encoding HAD family hydrolase gives rise to the protein MALAIFDLDETLIHGDCASLWSEQMGRLGWVDTEWFMKKDHELMEAYSKGDLAMEDYMAFSLEPMIGRTPEEVDFLVGPWVEDYIEPIIFSDATRTIAEHRANGDRILIISASGVHLVKAIAERIGVDEVLAIDLDIAHGVYSGKTRGVLTYREGKITRLMEWLDQESENLEGASFYSDSRNDLPLLQKVDFPHVVNPDSVLKETAEKAGWPIHQWK
- a CDS encoding ABC transporter ATP-binding protein; translated protein: MSLVTVENLQKNYASTAVFSDINCVINQGEFVTLLGPSGCGKSTLLRCIAGLTSVTSGKIFLDGKNIVPVSPQKRGIGMVFQSYALFPNMNVEQNVAFGLRMQKVSAEETRQRVAEVLKLVELNELAKRYPHQMSGGQCQRVALARSLVTRPRLLLLDEPLSALDARIRKHLREQIRAIQQELGLTTIFVTHDQEEALTMSDRIFLMNQGRIVQSGDAETLYTAPVDAFAAGFIGNYNLLEADDASRLMQRPINSRVAIRPEAIQLSLTGGLEGEVRSHSLLGNVIRYRVEARGVELVVDVLNRSADDLHPNGRRVTLNIEASALCAV
- a CDS encoding ABC transporter permease; the protein is MSRAEHGPVGLYHRVVVYILFLILLAPLLGTFVYSIATSWSATILPAGFTYKWYVALWSDPRFLMAFAQSLLVCVGALILSVVLVLPLLFVVHYHFPKLDALMNILILLPFAVPPVVSSVGLLQLYGSGPLAMVGTPWILIGCYFTVALPFMYRAITNNLQAINLVDLMDAAQLLGASTFQAAFLVVLPNLRKGLMIALLLSFSFLFGEFVFANLLVGTRYETLQVYLNNMRNSSGHFNSALVISYFFFVLLLTWAANRLNKDKD